The Desulfomicrobium orale DSM 12838 genome includes a window with the following:
- a CDS encoding glycosyltransferase → MAILSPNPKPVLFRVTNNLKIGGVQRRLRALLPLLTDRYDVHVVTYKERGVFFDELAQLGVHVHFLPSKGHWDPVAIWKLARLFRRHHADIVHTHSFGGNIFGILAAALARVPVRIGQVHSRGLHWYGKSKFRRFRQILEESVVHALFSHKILFVSEESLEYFQKKTHLPNARLSVLHNGLSLPENQQPFLKSAFNLPEDRLLVGFVGRLTPKKGIPLFLRFIQRIIKSENDTFHFVIIGSGNISSYKEMAKKLNILQFITFTGEIQDIHRVYPLLDVLMFTSKAEHEGMPGVVLEACAHGLPILAQKSRPIQEISAYYSRIFYLNDAETPEVQIRQALNSPPADLAMFTSEFSITAMHQRTVKIYQELLGKK, encoded by the coding sequence ATGGCCATATTATCTCCCAACCCCAAACCCGTGCTGTTCCGGGTCACCAACAACCTTAAAATTGGGGGTGTGCAACGCCGTCTGCGCGCGCTATTGCCATTGCTCACGGACCGGTACGACGTGCATGTGGTCACCTACAAAGAGCGCGGCGTCTTTTTTGACGAACTTGCCCAACTCGGTGTGCATGTCCATTTTTTGCCGAGCAAAGGACACTGGGATCCTGTGGCTATCTGGAAGCTGGCCCGTTTGTTCCGCCGACACCACGCCGATATCGTACACACCCATTCGTTTGGGGGAAATATTTTTGGCATCTTGGCCGCGGCTCTGGCTCGTGTGCCGGTGCGCATCGGCCAGGTCCATTCCCGCGGGCTACACTGGTATGGCAAAAGCAAATTCAGAAGATTCCGGCAAATTCTTGAAGAATCTGTAGTCCACGCACTATTTTCCCACAAAATTCTTTTTGTTTCTGAAGAGTCGCTCGAATATTTCCAGAAAAAAACCCATCTCCCAAATGCACGGCTCAGTGTATTGCATAACGGTCTGTCTCTGCCAGAAAACCAACAACCTTTTCTGAAATCCGCATTCAACCTTCCGGAAGACCGCTTACTGGTCGGATTTGTAGGGCGTCTGACTCCAAAAAAAGGAATTCCACTTTTTTTACGTTTTATACAACGTATAATCAAATCAGAGAATGATACATTTCATTTTGTTATTATTGGAAGTGGAAATATATCCTCGTATAAAGAAATGGCAAAAAAACTGAATATTTTGCAATTCATTACCTTTACAGGGGAGATACAGGACATACACAGGGTATATCCCCTCTTAGACGTACTCATGTTCACCTCAAAAGCAGAGCATGAGGGAATGCCAGGAGTTGTTCTCGAAGCATGCGCCCATGGTTTGCCTATTCTTGCCCAAAAAAGCAGGCCCATCCAGGAGATATCCGCCTATTATTCAAGAATTTTTTACCTCAATGACGCGGAAACTCCGGAAGTCCAGATCCGCCAGGCGTTGAACTCCCCCCCCGCAGATCTGGCCATGTTTACATCGGAGTTCTCCATTACAGCAATGCACCAACGCACAGTGAAAATATACCAGGAGCTTCTGGGAAAAAAATAA
- a CDS encoding polysaccharide deacetylase family protein, whose translation MSILSFTQALCRPSIPVLCYHQVRPDSGMSPEKFGTHLDIIRKIGFDTISLLDLYEIIQEKKSITSPSVVLTFDDCTLDNWIYAIPELQKRNMKGVFFAITDDIMDGSARKRSDQTASPLEIPPTPHIMSRALQGDKYFFMNRSEIFATVHELGMEVYSHTAAHQACYLDMTPTGQLSDRAHWSHHALSGYDAPPSTPTFPIGSAYAHNGWGKSWTGEELQINSPDLRKKFCIKDFLQSKKTLEEILDKPCPFLCLPWGQGDNITLEAAQEAGFLGVLNLRYNAVCGKTDPFSIGRLSVSSRRKKIWLLTKLLLLAHSTSARTINRLRWRRP comes from the coding sequence ATGAGCATTCTGTCATTTACTCAAGCACTCTGCAGGCCAAGCATCCCTGTATTATGCTACCATCAAGTGCGGCCAGACAGCGGCATGTCTCCCGAAAAATTCGGGACACATCTTGATATCATCAGAAAGATTGGCTTTGATACAATATCATTACTTGATCTTTATGAAATCATTCAAGAAAAAAAATCCATAACATCTCCATCAGTTGTTCTGACATTTGATGACTGTACCCTGGATAACTGGATATATGCGATCCCAGAGTTGCAGAAAAGAAATATGAAAGGCGTCTTTTTCGCTATCACAGATGATATCATGGATGGATCTGCCCGTAAGCGATCGGACCAGACAGCATCGCCCCTGGAGATACCGCCAACACCACACATCATGAGCAGAGCCCTCCAAGGCGACAAATACTTTTTCATGAACCGAAGCGAAATTTTCGCAACGGTCCATGAGCTGGGCATGGAGGTTTATTCGCACACAGCCGCCCATCAGGCTTGCTATCTGGACATGACTCCGACAGGACAACTCTCTGACCGGGCTCACTGGAGCCATCACGCGCTCTCTGGCTATGATGCGCCTCCTTCCACCCCGACATTTCCCATAGGCAGCGCCTATGCCCATAATGGTTGGGGAAAATCCTGGACCGGCGAAGAGCTCCAAATCAATTCTCCGGATCTCCGTAAGAAATTTTGCATCAAAGATTTTTTACAAAGTAAAAAAACTCTTGAAGAGATTCTCGACAAACCGTGCCCCTTTCTTTGTCTTCCCTGGGGGCAGGGAGACAACATCACTCTTGAAGCGGCGCAAGAAGCAGGCTTCCTCGGAGTGCTTAATCTCAGATACAATGCAGTGTGCGGCAAGACAGACCCGTTCTCCATAGGGCGTCTCTCTGTCAGTAGCAGAAGAAAAAAAATCTGGCTGCTCACTAAACTTTTACTTCTCGCGCATAGCACCTCTGCGCGTACTATCAACCGCCTCAGGTGGAGAAGGCCATGA
- a CDS encoding glycosyltransferase, which translates to MNIAFVNSTRKWGGVKSWTLDAARALSARGHEISIIGRPGPFVDKAAGLGLRARAVSFGPDFNPLLVTRMLRWFRSGKTDLVVVNVGKDMRSAGVAARLLDIPVVHRVGLSGDMEDTFKVRAMHKWVRPALLAPCAQIKHGLLKELRYLGPEEISVVLTGKEPAPAVPENVHRPVCFISTSQLNADKGHKDALAAMSLLKKQGHDFEYHVVGTGAIEAELKALADRLGLNGRVFWHGFQPDVRALLRQADVFLLPSMNEGLPNSLLEAMAEGLVCVARNVGGVAEVWPEDAPGLLLPYGARPEELARILMELLDAGDEHILALRRIFYATARENSRERMVCELERFFEEVAGRAV; encoded by the coding sequence ATGAATATCGCCTTTGTTAACTCCACCCGCAAGTGGGGCGGTGTGAAGAGCTGGACCCTGGACGCGGCCCGGGCACTGAGCGCCCGAGGGCACGAGATATCCATCATCGGCCGTCCGGGACCGTTCGTGGACAAGGCGGCTGGTCTGGGCCTTCGGGCCAGAGCCGTTTCTTTCGGGCCGGACTTCAACCCTCTGCTCGTGACCAGAATGCTGCGCTGGTTCCGCTCCGGAAAAACTGACCTCGTAGTAGTCAACGTGGGCAAGGACATGCGCAGTGCGGGCGTCGCGGCCAGGCTGCTCGATATTCCGGTAGTACACCGCGTGGGTCTGTCCGGAGACATGGAAGACACTTTCAAGGTCAGGGCCATGCACAAATGGGTCCGCCCGGCTCTGCTCGCCCCCTGTGCCCAGATCAAACACGGCCTGCTGAAAGAACTACGCTACCTCGGGCCCGAAGAAATCTCCGTGGTGCTGACGGGCAAGGAACCCGCCCCAGCCGTGCCGGAAAACGTCCATCGCCCCGTGTGCTTCATCTCCACCAGCCAGCTCAACGCCGACAAAGGACACAAGGACGCCCTCGCGGCCATGAGCCTGCTTAAAAAGCAGGGCCACGATTTCGAATATCATGTGGTGGGAACGGGCGCCATCGAAGCCGAACTGAAAGCTCTGGCCGACAGACTGGGCCTGAACGGACGGGTTTTCTGGCATGGATTTCAACCCGACGTACGCGCCCTGCTACGCCAGGCCGACGTTTTTCTGCTGCCCTCGATGAACGAGGGTCTGCCCAACTCCCTGCTGGAGGCCATGGCCGAAGGGTTGGTCTGCGTGGCCAGAAACGTGGGCGGCGTGGCCGAAGTCTGGCCTGAGGACGCTCCCGGCCTGCTTCTGCCCTATGGGGCCCGGCCGGAGGAGCTCGCCCGTATATTGATGGAACTGCTGGACGCGGGCGATGAACATATTCTCGCCCTGCGGCGGATTTTCTACGCTACGGCGCGGGAAAACTCCCGTGAACGCATGGTCTGTGAGCTGGAGCGCTTTTTTGAAGAGGTCGCAGGACGTGCAGTCTAA
- a CDS encoding O-antigen ligase family protein, with amino-acid sequence MQSKLMENGVTALTGIFFLLLCLAPASMDGLFLAVPAVIFYLLWKEKRIASFFLDPPLLGLLAFIVLALLNVLLGAGDYSKAVKLGRWIPPFLLGKFFVWKCPARLAPALLYGAGFIATLFAGAAILYALGLDSMGDASITLDDPELTFKNLSRAALYAGLAAFILFCHFLEAPSLWYANLPPTLFLAGVLILAGRRATFSGFLACSALLLAARRKFVLLGLGLAVAVGGIIVLNQADRFNIAPEHLATHQGVTERQSVWYAAWKIFQEHPVLGAGVGTFREKSDPFVQEWFARHPQHQRHEILSEPHNVILHTLAENGLTGTLLLLLAFAGAGVAVWKARDATPGALCLCGCLGLVFVHIQLQVHTVTNVAVLIFLLLGMARGLVPTPEQPS; translated from the coding sequence GTGCAGTCTAAACTGATGGAAAACGGCGTCACCGCCCTGACCGGCATTTTCTTTCTTCTGTTGTGTCTGGCCCCCGCCTCCATGGACGGACTGTTTCTCGCCGTGCCCGCCGTCATTTTCTATCTGCTGTGGAAGGAAAAACGCATCGCTTCCTTCTTTCTCGACCCGCCCCTTCTGGGCTTGCTTGCCTTCATCGTCCTGGCGCTGCTGAACGTCCTTCTGGGCGCGGGAGACTACAGCAAAGCCGTCAAGCTCGGACGCTGGATTCCGCCATTTCTGCTGGGCAAATTCTTCGTCTGGAAATGTCCCGCCCGTCTGGCTCCCGCCCTGCTTTACGGTGCGGGCTTCATTGCCACGCTGTTCGCCGGCGCGGCCATCCTGTACGCTCTGGGTCTGGACAGCATGGGCGATGCATCCATCACCCTAGACGACCCGGAACTGACCTTCAAAAATCTCAGCAGAGCGGCCCTCTACGCGGGGCTGGCCGCGTTCATCCTTTTTTGCCATTTTCTGGAAGCGCCGTCTCTCTGGTACGCGAACCTGCCGCCCACTCTTTTCCTGGCCGGCGTCCTGATTCTCGCGGGCAGAAGGGCGACTTTTTCCGGGTTTCTGGCTTGCTCGGCGCTGCTTCTCGCGGCCCGCAGAAAATTCGTTCTGCTCGGTCTTGGTCTGGCTGTCGCCGTGGGAGGAATCATCGTCCTGAACCAAGCTGACCGGTTCAATATCGCGCCGGAACACCTGGCCACCCACCAGGGCGTCACGGAACGGCAGTCCGTCTGGTACGCGGCCTGGAAAATTTTTCAGGAACATCCCGTTCTGGGTGCGGGCGTGGGCACATTCCGGGAAAAGTCGGACCCCTTCGTTCAGGAGTGGTTCGCCCGGCACCCGCAGCACCAGCGCCACGAAATTTTATCCGAACCCCACAACGTGATCCTGCACACCCTGGCCGAGAACGGCCTGACCGGAACGCTCCTGCTGCTCCTTGCCTTCGCCGGAGCCGGTGTAGCGGTCTGGAAAGCGCGGGACGCCACACCGGGCGCGCTCTGCCTGTGTGGCTGCCTGGGTCTTGTCTTCGTCCATATCCAGCTTCAGGTGCACACCGTGACCAATGTGGCCGTGCTCATCTTTCTGTTGCTGGGCATGGCTCGCGGACTCGTTCCCACACCGGAGCAACCTTCGTGA
- a CDS encoding glycosyltransferase: MNLVYAARSKIPSRHANAVQVAHMICALAPLVDSLNVCLPGGLSRRFRFRAGTWLSAYGRKLPGNVHVHFMPDGPDHGFEKRVLAVLKEPELIFTRSPWLAWKLVREDVPVLFESHAVSRDAAQVRIPDFIRALNDSRSGAVVAISEHIAQEYLAGGLSPERVLIAPDGVDVEAFAHPASGGLGRLFGPVVYERPAMVYTGSLIPEKGAAFLAEAAVRLPHLHVVVIGGSARESARLAADAPPNLFTHPAVPHKNIPAILHDAAMLVMPYMPTGDLISYMSPLKLFEYLATGRPVLSADLPVLRPFLRHGENCLLFAPGSMDDLCAQAGHILDMTPEALAAMRTRTDLPTWENRARTILDWHRALRKKAGA; this comes from the coding sequence GTGAACCTGGTCTACGCCGCCAGGTCCAAAATCCCCTCGCGGCACGCCAACGCCGTGCAGGTGGCGCATATGATCTGCGCCCTGGCCCCCTTGGTCGACAGCCTGAACGTCTGTCTGCCCGGCGGACTGTCCCGCAGGTTCAGGTTCCGCGCCGGGACATGGCTGTCGGCCTACGGTCGGAAATTGCCCGGCAACGTGCATGTGCATTTCATGCCGGACGGCCCGGATCACGGTTTTGAAAAACGCGTATTGGCCGTACTGAAAGAGCCGGAGCTGATTTTCACCCGCAGCCCGTGGCTGGCCTGGAAATTGGTCCGGGAGGATGTGCCGGTGCTGTTCGAATCCCATGCGGTTTCCCGCGATGCCGCACAGGTGCGGATACCGGATTTCATCCGCGCCCTGAACGATTCCCGGTCCGGTGCGGTGGTGGCCATTTCGGAACACATCGCCCAAGAATATCTCGCCGGCGGGCTGTCTCCGGAACGCGTGCTCATCGCCCCGGACGGCGTGGATGTGGAAGCCTTCGCCCACCCCGCATCCGGCGGTCTGGGCAGGCTGTTCGGCCCGGTCGTGTACGAGCGTCCGGCCATGGTTTACACGGGTTCTCTGATCCCCGAAAAAGGGGCGGCCTTTCTGGCCGAAGCCGCAGTCCGTCTGCCGCATCTGCACGTGGTCGTCATCGGCGGCAGTGCGCGGGAGTCCGCCCGTCTCGCGGCGGATGCGCCACCTAACCTCTTCACACACCCGGCCGTGCCTCACAAAAACATACCCGCCATCCTGCACGATGCGGCCATGCTGGTCATGCCCTACATGCCCACGGGAGACCTCATTTCGTACATGTCTCCCCTGAAGCTTTTTGAATATCTGGCCACAGGCAGGCCCGTCCTCTCGGCCGACCTGCCCGTCCTGCGGCCCTTTCTGCGCCACGGAGAGAACTGTCTGCTCTTCGCCCCCGGCTCCATGGACGACCTCTGCGCTCAGGCCGGGCACATTCTGGACATGACTCCGGAGGCGCTTGCCGCCATGCGCACCCGCACCGATCTGCCCACCTGGGAAAACAGGGCCCGGACCATCCTTGACTGGCACCGCGCGTTGCGGAAAAAAGCCGGGGCATGA
- a CDS encoding ABC transporter ATP-binding protein, whose translation MSIAQNQSLRLLRRCLGYFKPYRLYVAAAFTALGVVALSTAAAAYLVQPALDRIFIEKDETALKLVPLLLIGVFLTKGVGLFIQKFLMSYCGLKVLEQLRYELFAKIICLPVDFFGETRVGMLMSRIINDVNLISSSLPEVIRITQNSLTMIGLVALVIYRDAQLAFWACLVFPLTVYPVIYFGRKLRKIGRSYQAKIADISSHLQESFNGLRVVKAFATEDLEKDKFRQASNKLVRIGIKGKIYNQLSSPVTEFIGAVGAGLVIWYGGSQVIAGERTPGEFFSFMTALVMLYDPIKSISQANNTIQQALAGAERVFEILDGPDLREEAGGELEYAPPFVSLDFEDVSFTYPGNPEPALRHINLSIRAGQRVAFVGPSGAGKTTLGHLIARFHDCQEGRIRINGHDVAEYTLESLRRGIGIVSQDPFLFNMTVAENIAYGQHMDREAVMQAARAAYAHDFILELPNGYGTLVGEKGVKLSGGQKQRLTIARAIMKDPSLLILDEATSALDTQSERIVQQALDNLMRGRTSVIIAHRLSTILSADTIVVMENGRITAQGPHQRLLEESPAYRKLYELQFRTETPA comes from the coding sequence ATGAGTATCGCCCAAAATCAAAGCCTCCGGCTGCTGCGCCGCTGCCTCGGATATTTCAAGCCATACAGGCTGTACGTCGCCGCGGCCTTCACCGCCCTCGGTGTGGTGGCCCTGAGCACGGCGGCGGCCGCCTATCTGGTGCAGCCCGCCCTGGACAGGATTTTCATCGAAAAGGATGAAACCGCCCTCAAGCTCGTGCCGCTTCTGTTGATCGGCGTATTCCTGACCAAAGGCGTGGGCCTCTTCATCCAGAAATTCCTCATGTCCTACTGCGGGCTCAAGGTGCTGGAACAGCTCCGTTACGAACTCTTTGCCAAAATCATCTGCCTGCCCGTGGATTTCTTCGGCGAAACGCGGGTGGGCATGCTCATGTCGCGCATCATCAACGACGTGAACCTGATCAGTTCGAGCCTGCCGGAAGTGATCCGCATCACCCAGAACAGCCTGACCATGATCGGCCTTGTCGCTCTGGTCATCTACCGCGACGCGCAGCTGGCTTTCTGGGCCTGTCTGGTCTTTCCCCTGACCGTGTACCCGGTCATCTATTTCGGCCGGAAGCTGCGCAAGATCGGACGCAGTTACCAGGCCAAGATCGCGGATATCTCCTCGCATCTGCAGGAAAGCTTCAACGGCCTGCGCGTGGTCAAGGCCTTCGCCACCGAGGATCTGGAAAAGGACAAATTCCGGCAGGCCAGCAACAAACTGGTACGCATCGGCATCAAAGGAAAAATCTACAACCAGCTGTCCTCTCCCGTCACGGAGTTCATCGGCGCGGTGGGCGCGGGGCTGGTCATCTGGTACGGCGGCAGCCAGGTCATTGCCGGAGAACGCACCCCCGGCGAATTTTTCTCTTTCATGACCGCCCTGGTCATGCTCTACGACCCCATCAAATCCATCAGCCAGGCCAACAACACCATCCAGCAGGCCCTGGCCGGAGCCGAACGGGTGTTTGAAATTCTGGACGGGCCGGATCTGCGCGAGGAAGCGGGTGGAGAACTGGAATACGCGCCGCCGTTCGTCTCTCTGGATTTCGAGGATGTGTCCTTCACCTATCCCGGAAACCCGGAACCCGCCCTGCGCCACATAAACCTGAGCATCCGGGCCGGGCAACGCGTGGCCTTTGTGGGGCCGAGCGGCGCGGGTAAAACCACCCTGGGACATCTCATCGCCCGCTTCCACGACTGTCAGGAAGGCCGCATCCGCATCAACGGCCATGACGTGGCAGAATACACCCTGGAATCCCTGCGCCGGGGCATCGGCATCGTTTCCCAGGACCCGTTTCTCTTCAACATGACCGTGGCCGAGAACATCGCCTACGGCCAGCACATGGACCGCGAAGCGGTAATGCAGGCAGCCAGAGCGGCCTACGCGCATGATTTCATCCTCGAACTGCCGAACGGCTACGGCACGCTGGTGGGGGAAAAAGGAGTGAAGCTCTCGGGCGGCCAGAAACAGCGCCTGACCATTGCCCGGGCCATCATGAAAGACCCTTCCCTGCTCATTCTGGACGAGGCCACCTCGGCGCTGGACACCCAATCCGAACGCATCGTACAGCAGGCGCTGGATAACCTCATGCGCGGGCGTACCAGTGTGATTATCGCCCACCGGCTGTCCACCATTTTGTCCGCCGACACCATCGTGGTCATGGAAAACGGCCGCATCACGGCCCAGGGACCGCACCAGCGGCTGCTGGAGGAGAGCCCGGCCTACCGGAAACTGTACGAACTCCAGTTCAGGACGGAAACACCCGCCTGA
- a CDS encoding methyltransferase domain-containing protein, whose amino-acid sequence MRDFTARHLADAADRPLEILDLGSADIGGTYAQFFDNPKWNYRGVDLAPGPNIHVVLSNPYNWRELPTHCADVFISGQTFEHIEFFWLTMLEIARVLKPGGLCCIIAPSRGPIHRYPVDCWRFYPDGFAALARYADLEILEILHDGEDCPSSPDKSEEWGDLVLVARKKENKSTASSGYIDISPEAQMNAQRAHLQGQIDRQRAEFEESRRELERDLALAQTLVREKQTEIEITEERCQQTQELLRQRENLLREIKTRPWRVLWRHLKKRLQKY is encoded by the coding sequence ATGCGCGACTTCACCGCGCGCCATCTCGCCGACGCGGCAGACCGCCCGCTGGAGATTCTCGATCTGGGCAGCGCGGACATAGGCGGCACCTACGCCCAGTTCTTCGACAATCCCAAATGGAATTACCGGGGCGTGGATCTCGCTCCGGGGCCGAACATCCACGTGGTGCTCTCCAATCCGTACAACTGGCGGGAACTGCCGACCCACTGCGCGGACGTGTTCATTTCCGGCCAGACTTTCGAGCACATCGAATTTTTCTGGCTGACCATGCTCGAAATCGCGCGGGTACTCAAACCGGGCGGACTATGTTGTATAATCGCTCCATCGCGCGGCCCCATCCACCGCTATCCTGTGGACTGCTGGCGCTTTTACCCCGACGGCTTCGCCGCCCTGGCCCGGTACGCGGACCTGGAAATTCTGGAGATACTCCATGACGGCGAGGACTGCCCTTCCTCTCCCGACAAAAGTGAAGAGTGGGGAGATCTGGTGCTGGTGGCCCGGAAAAAGGAAAACAAATCGACTGCAAGCAGTGGATATATAGACATATCTCCCGAAGCACAGATGAACGCCCAGCGGGCCCACCTGCAAGGGCAGATTGACCGTCAGAGAGCGGAGTTCGAAGAAAGCCGCCGGGAGCTGGAGCGCGACCTCGCTCTGGCCCAAACGCTGGTCCGGGAGAAACAAACAGAAATCGAGATCACCGAGGAACGCTGCCAGCAAACCCAGGAGCTCCTGCGACAGCGCGAAAATCTCCTCCGGGAAATCAAAACCCGGCCCTGGCGGGTGCTATGGCGTCATCTAAAGAAAAGATTGCAGAAGTACTGA